A genome region from Etheostoma cragini isolate CJK2018 chromosome 4, CSU_Ecrag_1.0, whole genome shotgun sequence includes the following:
- the LOC117943444 gene encoding zinc finger protein 862-like, with the protein MNVNAVLRAKTKGFLNIGKDGGVLRFCCLLHDTIYQLSNLSKSLQRSVSTVAEAQSCLSSTQAVIEKYKSRPGPKLRAVLDTDTYEGVHLRPTDADRHDKAKNELIDSLCRCITARFSDVNSGVLQAMRLTSFQYWPEADTSSDFGDEEVNKLISHFRPLFLSAGVDVELIPDQWTILKTELYTAGFSQGNFEQTWPTVNRMLRHRCLDVLDLFDALLTIPATTADCERGFSVMKQVKSDWRSRLKGKTISDLLKTQLCSPDIKDFDPTKAIEIWHADSLRSRRPDFVRKHGPKETEGGSDSDGTTSEEEEL; encoded by the exons ATGAACGTCAATGCTGTTCTGAGGGCAAAAACCAAGGGGTTCCTCAACATAGGCAAGGATGGTGGAGTGCTCAGGTTTTGCTGCCTTCTCCATGACACCATCTATCAACTGAGCAACCTCTCCAAGTCACTGCAGAGGTCAGTGTCAACCGTGGCTGAAGCTCAGAGTTGCCTTTCCTCCACTCAGGCTGTCATAGAAAAGTACAAGTCAAG ACCTGGGCCTAAGCTGAGAGCAGTGCTGGACACAGACACCTATGAGGGAGTCCACCTGAGGCCTACTGATGCCGACCGGCATGACAAGGCAAAGAATGAGCTAATCGATTCTCTGTGCCGGTGCATCACTGCTAGATTTAGTGATGTGAACAGTGGTGTCCTGCAGGCCATGCGGCTGACCAGTTTCCAGTACTGGCCAGAGGCAGACACAAGTTCAG ATTTTGGTGATGAAGAGGTAAACAAACTCATCAGTCACTTCCGACCTCTTTTCCTGTCTGCTGGAGTGGATGTGGAGTTGATCCCTGATCAATGGACAATTCTCAAGACTGAACTTTACACAGCAGGATTCAGCCAAG GAAACTTTGAGCAGACCTGGCCTACTGTGAACAGAATGCTGCGCCATCGATGTCTTGATGTCCTTGATCTTTTTGATGCTCTCCTGACAATCCCTGCAACTACAGCTGACTGTGAAAGAGGGTTCAGTGTTATGAAGCAGGTAAAGAGTGACTGGCGCTCCCGCCTAAAAGGTAAAACCATCTCTGACCTCCTTAAAACCCAGTTGTGCTCACCTGACATCAAAGACTTTGATCCAACCAAAGCCATTGAGATCTGGCATGCTGACAGTTTGCGCTCACGCAGACCTGACTTTGTGCGCAAACATGGACCAAAAGAAACAGAGGGTGGCTCAGATTCTGATGGCACCACCTCTGAAGAAGAAGAGCTCTGA